The genomic DNA TTTCGACCGCCTCGTAAAGGCGATGCACCAGCGCCTGCGCGGGACCGTAGCCCGCATCGAGGTACACCGCACCGATCAACGCTTCCAGCGCATCGGCCAGGATCGAAGGCCGGCTCGAACCACCCGAGCGCGCCTCTCCTTCACCGAGGCGAAGCAGCGGTGACAGGGCCAGCTTGATCGCAAGCTGATGCAGCGTCTCCTGCCTGACCAGGCTGGCGCGCACCCTGGACAGATCGCCTTCGGGCAGCGCCGACAGACGCGCGTAGAGCAGATGAGACACGGCGAGGTTGAGCACCGAGTCGCCCAGGAATTCGAGCCGCTCGTTGTGGTCCGCCGAAAAACTGCGGTGCGTCAGCGCAAGCTGGAGGAGGCGTCCGTCCGAGAACGAATGCTGGATGCGCGCCTGCAGCGCGGCAAGGCCGCCCTCCGGGGGGTGTTTCATTCAGTGCGACTGGCCCTGGTACTTGAGCGTCAGGTAGGCCGGGCCGAAGAGATGGATCTCGCGCTGGTACGCAAACGACACCACGACCTTGTCGCCGACCTTCTGGACGTCGAGGTCCTTGCCGGCGACGGAGGTGAAGTCGTCGATGGCCTGGGCGCGATCGAAGATGGCCCGTACCTCGGGGACCGTCGCGCCCTCCGTGGCCTTGTTGGCTGCCTTGAGAATCGCCTGGTATTCGATCAGCGTCGGAATCACCTGCGCCACGACGAC from Variovorax sp. PBL-E5 includes the following:
- the rnc gene encoding ribonuclease III, with the translated sequence MKHPPEGGLAALQARIQHSFSDGRLLQLALTHRSFSADHNERLEFLGDSVLNLAVSHLLYARLSALPEGDLSRVRASLVRQETLHQLAIKLALSPLLRLGEGEARSGGSSRPSILADALEALIGAVYLDAGYGPAQALVHRLYEAVEINPRMEAAAKDPKTELQEWLQGHKMKLPAYRVVGTLGAAHKQTFDVECEVAELGLCERGIGGSRRAGEQAAAAAMLIRLKARGAKASQ
- a CDS encoding DUF4845 domain-containing protein — protein: MRAIESKQKQRGISFIGLLFVAIVLACLGVVVAQVIPTLIEYQAILKAANKATEGATVPEVRAIFDRAQAIDDFTSVAGKDLDVQKVGDKVVVSFAYQREIHLFGPAYLTLKYQGQSH